One genomic region from Haloterrigena gelatinilytica encodes:
- a CDS encoding DUF7405 family protein yields MTLPDRSALSRRDYLRALVAVGGASALSACLSESGDEEVDVPSGTDDPDSLPARQHAWNEFLSTDDDGNVQLPEHHVLVALSLSTEPTDEAREQVEDALRALERAYEWSNEGLVFTLGYTPAYFDRFDGSLPDSVDLPDPEPIVGDVDRFDEFDAVLHLASDHPEVTLEAEQGLFGERDEYNGLEIETDLTGVFERVDERRRTGFVGAGLPANHTDLDGVPESIPDEAPSLMGFRSGFAESQAPEDRVTVAEGPFEGATTQHVSSMALNLRQWFEQDSQHQRVQKMFSPEHADEDAVGATGEKLTTTNGLTDERIAATEADASDRGVVGHAQKAARGREDGKPPLLRRDFSTVDDDRPGVHFLALQEGIEDFVRVRRAMEGTDLDVTNLNNGITGYIFVDRRGNYLLPPRSLRALPPANPD; encoded by the coding sequence GTGACACTTCCCGATCGGTCCGCGCTGTCCCGCCGGGACTACCTCCGGGCGCTGGTGGCCGTCGGCGGCGCGTCGGCGCTCAGCGCTTGCCTCTCCGAGAGCGGCGACGAGGAGGTCGACGTCCCGTCCGGAACCGACGACCCCGATTCGCTGCCGGCGCGGCAGCACGCCTGGAACGAGTTCCTCTCGACGGACGACGACGGGAACGTTCAGTTGCCGGAACACCACGTGCTGGTGGCGCTGTCGCTCTCGACCGAGCCGACCGACGAAGCGCGCGAGCAGGTCGAGGACGCGCTTCGGGCCCTCGAGCGCGCCTACGAGTGGAGCAACGAGGGGCTCGTCTTCACGCTGGGCTACACGCCGGCGTACTTCGACCGATTCGACGGCTCGCTGCCCGACTCGGTCGACCTCCCCGATCCGGAACCGATCGTCGGTGACGTCGACAGGTTCGACGAGTTCGACGCCGTCCTCCACCTCGCCAGCGATCACCCGGAGGTCACCCTCGAGGCCGAGCAGGGGCTGTTCGGCGAGCGCGACGAGTACAACGGCCTCGAAATCGAGACGGACCTGACCGGCGTCTTCGAGCGCGTCGACGAGCGGCGCCGGACCGGCTTCGTCGGGGCGGGACTTCCTGCCAACCACACCGACCTCGACGGCGTTCCGGAGTCGATCCCCGACGAGGCGCCGTCGCTGATGGGCTTTCGATCGGGATTCGCCGAGAGCCAGGCCCCCGAGGATCGCGTGACGGTCGCGGAGGGGCCGTTCGAGGGGGCGACGACCCAGCACGTCTCCTCGATGGCGCTCAACCTCCGGCAGTGGTTCGAACAGGACAGCCAACACCAGCGCGTCCAGAAGATGTTCAGCCCGGAACACGCCGACGAGGACGCGGTCGGCGCGACCGGCGAGAAGCTGACGACGACCAACGGGCTGACCGACGAGCGGATCGCGGCGACCGAAGCCGACGCCAGCGACCGCGGCGTCGTCGGCCACGCCCAGAAGGCCGCCCGCGGACGCGAGGACGGGAAGCCGCCGCTGTTGCGACGCGACTTCAGCACGGTCGACGACGACCGGCCGGGCGTCCACTTCCTCGCCCTCCAGGAGGGGATCGAGGATTTCGTTCGCGTGCGCCGGGCGATGGAGGGCACCGACCTCGACGTGACCAACCTCAACAACGGCATCACCGGCTACATCTTCGTCGACCGACGCGGGAACTACCTGCTCCCGCCGCGGTCGCTGCGGGCGCTGCCGCCGGCGAATCCCGACTAG